Sequence from the Ziziphus jujuba cultivar Dongzao chromosome 9, ASM3175591v1 genome:
TGCTTTTAGGGAAAAATTTCCCAGGCTCATCTTTAACGGTTGGAAAGTCGAATCGTCTTCTACAGGCTTCGTGTATCTACGCTTTCCACTCTGACGAAGTTAAACGCAGCCTTGAATCCCGTCGTGCTTGATGTGATAAAAAACGATTTGTCGTTTAaaagaatcttttttttattttgtatgccATTGGTTAGTCGTATTCAAGAAAATGTgatatctaaataaaattttctattataagATATAAAGAGGATGAGAAATAGGCAGTAAATACATTGTGAGGTAATAATTACGTGTTTGGTGCagaaaatataaacaataactatataataactattaatacatcatcttttaaaatttaattaatgaatataacaaaattttattaaatgggTTCCAAAGAAtcgataaattttataaatttagataactaaaatgtaaaatttcaattagTTAACATGataatttctaattattttagtcacttgttttgttttgtactTTGTTTGTTGTTATGCATGAAGATAGCTGATTcttagtaatttatttttttcgaaGACTAATTATCATGTGTTATATGAAAAAGAGGTCAATTATCGTCACTTTAAGTCATACAGGTTTAaccaaatttgaaattgaagtATATAACACGTCATTGAAAGATCGATGTTATGAATCTTGTTAGTTGAGGCTTTTTCTCTACATGCCGACAATTAGGTAGTGGATCTTGCAGCATTAACCTTCATGGTGATCTTACAAATGCAAgcatcaattaataaataaataacaagttaAAGCACAAACGAAAAGCGATCGATTATGGTATTATTCAAATTTACATTACATGATCAAGCTCAATATTTAGCACAACCAATATTATTGACTTTTTTGTTTCTGGATTTTATGGTATTTAACTGCTTTACTTTCCCATTTAAGAAGCTAATAAGTCCATTCTTTTGGAAGAAACAACTCGGGGGAAGAATTTCGGCTCTGTGAAACGACGCAGCATTGTGGTGATGATGGCACGTCCttgccctttttattttttactgaaATACAATCTCCACCTTTTCGGTTACTTTTAGGATctgcaagaaaaataaaaataaaattgttagtgataaatattgtttttttttttttttttttggctaaaattttTAGtgataaatattgtattatgaGGATGAGAAAGCTATTTGTAAGATGAAATTgagtaatttatattttatatagagaCGGAATGGACCTTTTCGAGGTGAAACTTGTAGGCCCAATGCATGCACGTTTAGGTTCAGAGCTTGAACCACACGAGACGGGAGGAGTACGGGAGCACAACCTGCATGGTCATAGCTAATTAGAAAATTCAGTTGCAAGATGCTTCTAATGGCctaattaataatatcaatttgtaatataatatatatgtatatgtatatatataaatatattatctgTTTGATAAAACtgatgaggtttttttttttttttttttttttcctccctatCAAACTCTCCATGTGGCCCAATATTATATTTGGGTATTTTTGTACATACCAGGCTTCTTGCTTGGAGGGAAGTTTGTGCCTGCTCTCTGTGGAAGGAAAACCCCAGTGCCACATGATTTTTGGCCTGAATCTAGAAATATAGCTTGCAT
This genomic interval carries:
- the LOC107426424 gene encoding uncharacterized protein LOC107426424 yields the protein MAADQKGEVGFYFEGGRSWLPSQVLNETCDAKANFRPFHKHRHYAHRRFRLPAESLPPNAKSSPRSHQRPKIAQNWASGGTGMQAIFLDSGQKSCGTGVFLPQRAGTNFPPSKKPGCAPVLLPSRVVQALNLNVHALGLQVSPRKDPKSNRKGGDCISVKNKKGKDVPSSPQCCVVSQSRNSSPELFLPKEWTY